A single region of the Gemmata palustris genome encodes:
- a CDS encoding c-type cytochrome, producing MTFVEIATDTAPAPRAVLPAAEPIDAGAPNALNVLAIAGANEAWTFQHPSGRRERNELHLPVGRAVKFSLAREGEEGLSVGGNQLAIPAFPFTVGDGRDKTAAIKPMRAGAFGLWNSRERIGTAFVTAAAEYERFAKDGAASPVVPVPVPAPVDGTLALKGRQLFLKFQCVNCHSATATAKAPLLEGLYETKVAIKGGGTQLVDETYIVESIRKPRAKVVEGWDAVMPAYDAELLSDADLNAMVAYIKSLKRGTQPKEPPVPVPAPVPVGSPADPRRGPEEVVGRRESAGENGIRRAPK from the coding sequence ATGACGTTCGTTGAAATCGCCACCGATACCGCCCCCGCGCCGCGGGCCGTTCTACCGGCCGCGGAACCCATCGACGCGGGCGCCCCGAACGCGCTCAATGTACTCGCAATTGCCGGCGCGAACGAGGCGTGGACGTTCCAGCACCCGAGCGGCCGGCGCGAGCGCAACGAGCTCCACTTGCCCGTCGGCCGAGCGGTAAAGTTCTCCCTCGCGCGCGAAGGGGAAGAGGGCTTATCCGTTGGGGGAAACCAACTCGCAATACCGGCGTTCCCGTTCACGGTCGGGGACGGCCGCGACAAGACCGCCGCAATCAAGCCGATGCGCGCGGGTGCCTTCGGGCTGTGGAACTCGCGCGAGCGCATCGGCACCGCGTTCGTGACGGCCGCGGCCGAGTACGAGCGGTTCGCGAAGGACGGGGCCGCGAGCCCAGTCGTTCCAGTTCCAGTTCCCGCTCCCGTTGACGGAACGCTCGCTCTCAAGGGGCGGCAGCTTTTCCTGAAGTTTCAGTGCGTGAACTGCCATAGTGCAACGGCGACGGCCAAAGCGCCGCTACTCGAAGGTCTGTATGAAACGAAAGTGGCGATCAAGGGCGGCGGGACGCAACTCGTGGATGAAACGTACATCGTCGAGTCGATCCGCAAGCCGCGCGCGAAGGTGGTGGAGGGCTGGGACGCGGTCATGCCCGCTTACGATGCGGAACTGTTGAGCGACGCGGATCTGAACGCAATGGTCGCGTACATTAAATCGTTGAAGCGCGGTACGCAGCCGAAGGAACCGCCGGTTCCAGTTCCGGCGCCCGTGCCGGTCGGCTCGCCGGCCGATCCGCGCCGGGGGCCAGAAGAAGTAGTCGGCCGGCGCGAGTCGGCGGGCGAGAACGGCATTCGCCGGGCGCCCAAGTGA
- a CDS encoding TlpA disulfide reductase family protein, producing the protein MRKLFALAAIAGLVAPVSGQDTKPKADPPKKPEAVLKVGDKAPTIKATKWLQGAEVKEFAAGKTYVMEFWATWCGPCIVMMPHMGELQTQYKDKGVTFIGFSAKDANNPLEKVQALVEKRGPKLGYTFAFADNRETYDAWMTAAGQSGIPCCFVVDKAGKIAYIGHPMYLDVVLPKVVAGTWAAADLEGIKAIEEDVNAVFKATGDKDPEAFLKALGAFEKKHPALSAIPYFHSARLGSLVKSKKTEDVKKVSEELIAKAIKADDTGLVNTVTRTLVLFPDATANKDLHPTALKAAEAGLKLAGDKDPVALFFLAEAHFLNGDKAKAKDFGAKAVASADGPLKQDIETRVKRYDEEKKEEKKDK; encoded by the coding sequence GTGCGTAAACTGTTCGCTCTTGCCGCGATCGCGGGGCTGGTTGCTCCCGTTTCGGGACAGGACACGAAGCCGAAGGCCGATCCGCCGAAGAAGCCGGAAGCGGTGCTCAAGGTCGGTGACAAGGCCCCGACGATCAAGGCCACCAAGTGGCTCCAGGGCGCCGAGGTGAAGGAGTTCGCCGCGGGCAAGACTTACGTGATGGAGTTCTGGGCCACGTGGTGCGGGCCGTGCATCGTCATGATGCCGCACATGGGCGAACTGCAAACGCAGTACAAGGACAAGGGCGTCACGTTCATCGGATTCAGCGCGAAGGACGCCAACAACCCGCTCGAAAAGGTGCAGGCGCTCGTCGAGAAGCGCGGCCCGAAGTTGGGCTACACCTTTGCCTTCGCGGATAACCGCGAGACCTACGATGCGTGGATGACGGCCGCCGGGCAGAGCGGCATCCCGTGCTGCTTCGTCGTCGACAAGGCCGGCAAGATCGCGTACATCGGGCACCCGATGTACTTGGACGTGGTTCTGCCGAAGGTCGTCGCCGGCACGTGGGCCGCGGCCGATCTCGAGGGCATCAAGGCCATCGAGGAGGATGTCAACGCGGTGTTCAAGGCGACCGGCGATAAAGACCCCGAGGCGTTCCTCAAGGCGCTAGGCGCGTTCGAGAAGAAGCACCCGGCGCTGTCCGCGATCCCGTACTTCCACAGCGCGCGACTCGGCTCGCTGGTGAAGTCGAAGAAGACCGAAGACGTGAAGAAGGTCTCCGAGGAGCTGATCGCGAAGGCGATCAAGGCCGACGACACCGGGCTGGTCAACACCGTGACCCGCACGCTGGTGCTATTCCCGGACGCGACCGCCAACAAGGATCTGCACCCGACCGCGCTGAAGGCGGCCGAGGCCGGACTGAAACTGGCCGGCGATAAAGATCCGGTCGCGCTGTTCTTCCTGGCCGAAGCCCATTTCCTCAACGGCGATAAGGCGAAGGCGAAGGATTTCGGTGCGAAAGCCGTGGCCAGCGCTGACGGGCCGTTGAAGCAAGACATCGAAACGCGCGTCAAGCGGTACGATGAAGAGAAGAAGGAAGAAAAAAAGGATAAGTAA
- a CDS encoding class I SAM-dependent methyltransferase, translated as MTPRPSFDRLAPVYRTLERLTFGGLLHWCRTAHLDHLRGCRRALILGDGDGRFLADLLRANPNVDVDSLDISPGMIALARRRIATIPGAAARVRFVAADARTDALPAIGYDLVVTNFVLDCFRRAELAAVVRRVAASCAADAVWIDGDFRVPRTGWARPVARLALAGMYAFFRLATRLPAGALIDPAPLLAAEGFGCVSEVERLSGFLSARLWTRGGPVPAFDLPRVLA; from the coding sequence GTGACCCCGCGCCCGTCGTTCGACCGGCTCGCGCCGGTCTACCGGACCCTCGAACGGCTCACGTTCGGCGGGCTGCTGCACTGGTGCCGAACGGCTCACCTGGACCACCTCCGCGGGTGCCGCCGGGCACTGATTTTGGGCGACGGCGACGGTCGGTTCCTCGCCGATCTCTTGCGCGCGAACCCGAACGTTGATGTGGACAGCCTCGATATCAGCCCGGGAATGATCGCGCTCGCGCGCCGCAGAATCGCGACGATTCCGGGGGCTGCGGCCCGTGTGCGATTCGTGGCGGCCGACGCCCGCACGGACGCGCTCCCCGCGATCGGGTACGATCTCGTCGTCACCAACTTCGTTCTCGATTGCTTCCGCCGGGCGGAACTCGCTGCTGTGGTGCGTCGCGTTGCGGCTTCGTGTGCAGCCGACGCGGTGTGGATCGACGGTGACTTCCGCGTTCCGCGAACGGGGTGGGCGCGACCCGTTGCGCGCCTGGCGCTCGCCGGGATGTACGCCTTTTTTCGGCTGGCCACGCGGCTACCCGCGGGCGCGCTCATCGATCCGGCCCCGCTCCTCGCCGCCGAGGGCTTCGGGTGCGTGAGTGAGGTGGAGCGGTTGAGCGGGTTCCTCTCCGCGCGCCTGTGGACCCGCGGTGGGCCGGTACCCGCTTTCGATCTTCCCCGGGTTCTCGCTTAA
- a CDS encoding molybdopterin-dependent oxidoreductase produces the protein MSDARDYLAEHDALTRRFFLQRGATLAVGSAVATNARAADPLPAELAPILEKLESYFTAPSKFEDVSRGRPIPHTLPLDKKKEVGLTRETWSLEIIADPENPAKLGKQFTKKDNTALDFAALVKLGEKHAVRFPKIMTCLNLGCPLGMGIWEGVPLRTLVWLTQPKENLRRVFYYGYHNDDPKQQFRSSLPVGRVLEDYDDLPPVIACYKLNGAWLTPERGAPVRIVVPEHYGYKSVKWLTHLVLSNLYHANDTYGTQNNDVDSPMKTFAATLHVPANAKANAPLPITGYAQAGISGLSKVQVWVAPVGKGWSADDPYFTTAPWSDATVLAPPKTWGGDLPNDAIPKDTIGFDAAGKPKAWPMRLAKSHWAALLPGLPAGEYTLRCRTIDVKGQAQPMPRPFKKSGRCDIEAVNFSVIA, from the coding sequence ATGAGCGACGCGCGCGATTACTTGGCCGAGCACGATGCCCTCACGCGGCGCTTCTTCCTTCAGCGCGGGGCCACACTCGCGGTGGGTTCCGCGGTCGCGACGAACGCACGCGCGGCCGATCCGCTCCCCGCGGAACTCGCACCGATACTGGAGAAGCTCGAAAGTTACTTCACCGCGCCGTCCAAGTTTGAGGACGTTTCACGCGGGCGCCCGATTCCGCACACGCTGCCGCTCGACAAAAAGAAGGAAGTGGGGCTCACGCGCGAAACTTGGAGCCTCGAAATCATCGCCGACCCGGAGAACCCGGCCAAGCTCGGCAAGCAGTTCACGAAGAAGGACAATACCGCGCTCGACTTCGCCGCGCTCGTGAAACTCGGCGAGAAGCACGCGGTGCGGTTCCCCAAGATCATGACGTGCTTGAACCTCGGGTGCCCGCTCGGGATGGGCATCTGGGAGGGCGTTCCGCTGCGCACACTGGTGTGGCTCACGCAACCGAAAGAGAACCTGCGCCGCGTGTTCTACTACGGCTACCACAACGACGACCCGAAGCAGCAGTTCCGCAGTTCGCTCCCCGTTGGTCGCGTCCTCGAAGACTACGACGACCTGCCACCTGTCATCGCGTGCTACAAGCTCAACGGCGCGTGGCTCACCCCCGAGCGCGGCGCCCCGGTGCGGATTGTGGTACCCGAGCACTACGGCTACAAGTCGGTGAAGTGGCTCACGCACCTTGTGTTGAGCAACCTGTACCACGCGAACGACACCTACGGCACGCAGAACAACGACGTCGATAGTCCGATGAAGACGTTCGCCGCGACGCTGCACGTTCCCGCCAACGCGAAGGCGAACGCGCCACTGCCGATTACGGGTTACGCTCAGGCCGGCATTTCCGGGCTCTCGAAAGTTCAGGTGTGGGTGGCGCCGGTGGGGAAGGGGTGGAGCGCGGACGACCCGTACTTCACCACCGCGCCGTGGAGTGATGCGACTGTTCTTGCACCACCGAAGACGTGGGGCGGCGACCTACCCAACGACGCGATCCCGAAAGACACGATCGGTTTCGACGCGGCCGGCAAACCGAAGGCGTGGCCGATGCGCCTCGCGAAATCGCACTGGGCCGCACTGTTGCCGGGCTTACCCGCGGGAGAGTACACGCTCCGTTGCCGCACCATTGATGTGAAAGGCCAAGCACAGCCGATGCCGCGCCCGTTCAAGAAATCCGGTCGCTGCGACATCGAAGCCGTGAACTTCAGCGTTATCGCGTGA
- a CDS encoding Gfo/Idh/MocA family protein — translation MASSICRWGIMGAANIARKNWKAIRFAENATLTAVASREPSRAKEWLDANQAECPFATVPTACTYDELLKRADVDAVYIPLPTGIRREWVVKAANAGKHVLCEKPCGPDAGELRAMIDACNASKVQFMDGVMFMHGKRLPLLRSTIDDGETVGELRRIATQFSFAAGDDFLKGNIRVSNALEPLGALGDLGWYNIRFSLFVMKYQLPTKVSGRMLTEHGPAGATVPLEFSGELFWDNGVSASFYCSFNTELQQWAHVSGTKGSIAVRDFVLPYYGCEAEFVADRPVFNVKGTSYHWESHPRRFAVTEYSDGAPDAQETNMVRTFSGLVLSGKVDPMWPDVALKTQTVMDTCLASARAGGVLMDVK, via the coding sequence ATGGCGTCGTCTATTTGTCGGTGGGGCATCATGGGCGCGGCGAACATCGCGCGCAAGAACTGGAAGGCGATCCGGTTCGCGGAGAACGCGACTCTCACCGCGGTGGCGAGCCGCGAACCGTCGCGCGCGAAAGAGTGGCTCGACGCGAACCAGGCCGAGTGCCCCTTCGCGACCGTGCCGACCGCGTGTACTTATGACGAACTGCTGAAGCGCGCGGACGTGGACGCGGTCTACATCCCGCTCCCGACCGGAATTCGGCGCGAGTGGGTGGTGAAGGCCGCGAACGCCGGGAAGCACGTCCTGTGCGAGAAGCCGTGCGGCCCGGACGCGGGCGAACTGCGGGCGATGATCGACGCCTGCAACGCGAGCAAAGTGCAGTTCATGGACGGCGTGATGTTCATGCACGGCAAGCGCCTGCCGCTGCTGCGCTCGACGATCGACGACGGCGAAACGGTGGGGGAACTCCGGCGCATCGCGACTCAATTCAGCTTCGCGGCCGGTGACGACTTCCTGAAGGGTAACATCCGCGTCAGCAACGCACTCGAACCGCTCGGCGCGCTTGGCGACCTCGGCTGGTACAACATCCGCTTCTCGCTGTTCGTGATGAAGTACCAACTCCCCACGAAGGTGAGCGGCCGGATGCTCACCGAACACGGCCCCGCCGGTGCCACGGTGCCGCTGGAGTTCTCCGGCGAACTGTTTTGGGATAACGGTGTCTCGGCGTCCTTCTATTGCTCGTTCAACACCGAACTGCAGCAGTGGGCACACGTGAGTGGCACGAAGGGCAGCATCGCGGTGCGCGACTTCGTGCTGCCCTACTACGGGTGCGAAGCCGAGTTCGTGGCCGACCGCCCGGTGTTCAACGTGAAGGGCACGAGCTACCACTGGGAGAGCCACCCGCGCCGGTTCGCGGTGACCGAGTACAGTGACGGCGCGCCGGACGCCCAGGAAACGAACATGGTCCGCACGTTCAGCGGGCTGGTGCTGTCGGGTAAGGTCGACCCGATGTGGCCCGACGTCGCGCTGAAGACGCAGACGGTGATGGACACGTGCCTCGCTTCGGCCCGCGCCGGCGGGGTGCTGATGGACGTGAAGTGA
- a CDS encoding redoxin domain-containing protein gives MLRALAIALVVALAPSAALAEEPKPKAAANPTEQLQGTWLFDEAMHKKRSELGRVWDSVVTVKGDAFTLSQLMGCKADLKGALVFDPADPKAVDLKIAALDLSELLPDYKLSAGTLPAIYKLDGDRLTLCFPRDYRGKRPTAFASSAETFLATLRRAPVGFKEFPKELVLTVTRPDGTPAAGATVGGFMYQRNTPEQKNAAPVWEYSNPVKTGADGSITIKAETVQGAQLVVRDAANGTMAFVPVSPAKRANGQFRAALARECKITGTLTCAELTKAGQPIGPTNVYLMAGGTPVASWGSKDGKFEFVAPPGKYVLNPYGSEVGSEFVDVTVPADRTELALDPIPLSARAFALLKGRPAPELEGVVAWSGEKVTFADLKGKYVLLEFWGYWCGPCVGSMPVLIELHEKFAGKGLAIVGVHMDIDGEVDTVAKLDARLAGYVKDEWKGKKIPFPNALVPGTRVGTGDDEKRGGPIAQYGIQSYPTCLLIDREGKVVGKFGARDIKQASAEIEKLLNPKK, from the coding sequence ATGCTGCGCGCACTCGCGATTGCTCTGGTGGTAGCGCTTGCCCCGAGCGCTGCGCTCGCGGAAGAACCCAAGCCAAAAGCGGCGGCCAACCCCACCGAACAGCTTCAAGGCACGTGGTTGTTCGATGAGGCGATGCACAAGAAGCGCAGCGAACTCGGGCGCGTGTGGGACTCGGTCGTCACGGTGAAGGGGGATGCGTTCACGCTCTCGCAGTTGATGGGTTGTAAGGCCGATCTGAAGGGGGCGCTGGTCTTCGACCCCGCGGACCCGAAGGCCGTAGACCTGAAGATCGCGGCCCTCGATCTCTCCGAATTGCTCCCGGACTACAAACTCTCCGCGGGCACGCTCCCGGCGATTTACAAACTCGATGGCGACCGACTCACGCTCTGTTTCCCCCGCGATTATAGGGGGAAGCGGCCGACCGCGTTCGCGTCGTCGGCCGAAACGTTCCTTGCCACACTCCGTCGCGCCCCGGTCGGATTCAAAGAGTTCCCGAAAGAATTGGTGCTGACCGTAACCCGACCGGACGGGACGCCCGCCGCGGGCGCGACGGTCGGCGGGTTCATGTACCAGCGCAACACCCCGGAACAGAAAAACGCGGCGCCGGTGTGGGAGTATTCCAACCCGGTTAAAACGGGGGCCGATGGCTCGATCACGATCAAAGCCGAGACCGTTCAAGGCGCACAGTTGGTTGTCCGCGATGCCGCGAACGGGACGATGGCGTTCGTGCCCGTGTCGCCGGCCAAGCGCGCGAACGGACAGTTCCGCGCGGCGCTCGCACGCGAGTGCAAAATTACCGGTACGCTCACCTGTGCCGAGTTGACAAAAGCCGGCCAACCGATCGGCCCGACGAACGTGTACCTGATGGCCGGTGGCACGCCGGTCGCGAGTTGGGGGTCGAAGGACGGCAAGTTCGAGTTCGTGGCCCCGCCGGGAAAGTACGTCCTGAACCCTTACGGGTCCGAGGTCGGGAGCGAATTCGTAGACGTCACCGTACCCGCGGATCGCACCGAACTCGCGCTCGATCCGATTCCGCTTTCGGCCCGCGCGTTCGCGCTCCTCAAGGGGCGCCCCGCGCCGGAACTGGAAGGCGTGGTGGCCTGGAGCGGTGAAAAGGTGACGTTCGCCGATCTGAAGGGCAAGTACGTCCTCCTGGAGTTCTGGGGCTACTGGTGCGGCCCGTGCGTCGGGTCGATGCCGGTGCTGATCGAGTTGCACGAGAAGTTCGCGGGCAAGGGGCTGGCGATCGTCGGCGTTCACATGGACATTGATGGCGAAGTGGACACGGTCGCCAAACTGGACGCGAGGCTCGCCGGGTACGTGAAGGACGAATGGAAGGGGAAGAAGATCCCGTTCCCCAACGCCCTGGTACCCGGAACGCGGGTCGGCACGGGCGACGACGAGAAGCGGGGCGGACCGATCGCGCAGTACGGCATTCAGAGCTACCCGACATGCCTTTTGATCGACCGCGAGGGCAAGGTCGTTGGCAAGTTCGGCGCTCGCGACATCAAACAAGCCAGCGCGGAAATCGAAAAGCTACTCAACCCGAAGAAGTAG
- a CDS encoding chemotaxis protein CheX, with protein MAQILAPTIAFPPAVSKAVEEAATAFFKTSCNMTHVPNGKVDEDAPSAGIMSTISFMGDPPWAFALAFPEESAVTVAKVFAGFEIEFESPDMGDLVGEIANVIAGDISARLAKKGIKAVMSLPTVVRGGSVSLLVPSGVSTTRLVFSGPGGSCWFNLVGTRTDGLNFRRPGA; from the coding sequence ATGGCACAGATTCTCGCTCCCACAATTGCGTTCCCGCCCGCCGTGAGTAAAGCCGTCGAAGAGGCCGCGACCGCGTTCTTCAAGACGTCGTGCAACATGACGCACGTTCCCAACGGGAAGGTTGATGAGGACGCCCCGAGCGCGGGCATCATGAGCACCATTTCGTTCATGGGCGACCCGCCGTGGGCCTTCGCACTGGCGTTCCCGGAGGAGTCGGCGGTGACGGTCGCGAAAGTGTTCGCCGGGTTCGAGATCGAGTTCGAGAGCCCCGACATGGGCGACCTGGTCGGCGAGATCGCCAACGTGATCGCCGGCGACATCAGCGCCCGCCTCGCGAAAAAGGGGATCAAGGCCGTGATGTCGCTGCCCACGGTGGTGCGCGGGGGCAGCGTCTCGCTGCTCGTGCCCTCCGGGGTCTCCACGACCCGGCTCGTGTTCTCGGGGCCGGGCGGCTCGTGCTGGTTCAACCTCGTGGGCACCCGCACCGACGGCCTCAACTTCCGGCGCCCCGGCGCCTGA
- a CDS encoding response regulator, with product MSTLRALVVDDSRIMRNMVMNALKQSRLATFEFTEAVDGADALTKFDPTKFDMCFVDWNMPNMNGVEFVKKARAGGTAFHIPMVMVTSEQTMAKIEEALNQAGADSFICKPFTPDDMRVKLEKLVNKVLKTKTPAEQQSAGFFGGLFS from the coding sequence ATGTCGACGTTACGCGCCCTGGTGGTTGACGACTCCCGCATCATGCGGAACATGGTGATGAACGCGCTCAAGCAGTCCCGCTTGGCCACGTTCGAGTTCACCGAAGCGGTGGACGGGGCCGACGCCCTGACCAAGTTCGACCCCACGAAGTTCGACATGTGCTTCGTGGACTGGAACATGCCCAACATGAACGGGGTCGAGTTCGTCAAGAAGGCCCGGGCCGGCGGGACCGCGTTCCACATCCCGATGGTCATGGTGACCAGCGAACAGACGATGGCGAAGATCGAAGAGGCCCTCAACCAGGCCGGCGCCGACTCCTTCATCTGCAAGCCGTTCACGCCCGACGACATGCGCGTCAAGCTCGAGAAGCTCGTGAACAAGGTGCTGAAAACCAAAACGCCGGCGGAGCAGCAGTCCGCCGGGTTCTTCGGGGGCCTGTTTAGCTAA
- a CDS encoding protein-glutamate methylesterase/protein-glutamine glutaminase: MARTKVLVVDDSALMRQLLTDILRTDPDLEVVGSAGDPYAAWDKIKQVSPDVLTLDVEMPRMDGLTFLERIMGHRPIPVVMVSSLTERNCDTTFRALELGAVDFVTKPKLDVATKTVALASELVAKVKAASRARVRPGAPRPAANPAVRPAAGGGGLRTTHKVIAIGASTGGCEAIANVLGALPADAPGIVAVIHMPEGFTKSFAARLDKSCAVRVSEARDGDRVVPGHALIAPGGLHLEVARSGAMTTVRVRPGDPVNRHRPSVDVMFHSCARELGPNVTGAILTGMGDDGARGLVAMRRAGARTYAQDEATCVVFGMPKEAIAMGGADEVLPLHRIPDQLLRSAAMIS, from the coding sequence GTGGCAAGGACAAAAGTGCTCGTGGTCGACGACTCGGCCCTCATGCGGCAACTGCTCACCGACATCCTGCGCACCGACCCCGACCTCGAGGTCGTGGGCTCGGCCGGGGACCCGTATGCCGCGTGGGACAAGATCAAACAGGTCTCCCCCGACGTGCTGACCCTCGACGTGGAAATGCCGCGCATGGACGGCCTCACGTTCCTGGAGCGCATCATGGGGCACCGGCCGATCCCGGTGGTCATGGTGTCGTCGCTCACCGAGCGCAACTGCGACACCACGTTCCGGGCCCTCGAGCTGGGCGCGGTGGACTTCGTCACCAAACCGAAGCTCGACGTCGCGACCAAGACCGTCGCGCTGGCGAGCGAGCTGGTCGCGAAGGTGAAGGCCGCGAGCCGGGCGCGGGTGCGCCCCGGCGCCCCGCGCCCGGCCGCGAACCCGGCGGTGCGCCCCGCGGCCGGCGGGGGCGGGCTCCGGACCACGCACAAGGTGATCGCGATCGGGGCCTCGACCGGCGGGTGCGAGGCGATCGCGAACGTGCTCGGCGCGCTGCCCGCGGACGCGCCCGGCATCGTGGCCGTGATCCACATGCCCGAGGGGTTCACCAAGTCCTTCGCGGCGCGGCTCGACAAGAGCTGCGCGGTCCGCGTGTCCGAGGCCCGGGACGGGGACCGGGTCGTTCCCGGGCACGCCCTGATCGCGCCGGGGGGCCTCCACCTGGAGGTGGCCCGGAGCGGGGCCATGACGACGGTCCGGGTGCGCCCGGGGGATCCGGTGAACCGGCACCGCCCGTCGGTGGACGTGATGTTCCACTCGTGCGCCCGCGAACTCGGCCCCAACGTGACCGGGGCCATCCTGACGGGGATGGGCGACGACGGCGCCCGCGGGCTGGTCGCCATGCGCCGCGCCGGGGCGCGCACCTACGCCCAGGACGAGGCCACCTGTGTCGTGTTCGGGATGCCCAAAGAGGCCATCGCGATGGGCGGGGCCGACGAGGTGCTCCCGCTCCACCGGATCCCGGACCAACTGCTCCGCAGCGCGGCCATGATTAGCTGA
- a CDS encoding CheR family methyltransferase — MAQRHDSDGPANGPAIRDDEFAALRKYLYDEAGISLSDGKRDMVCSRLAKRLRHLGLSSYGEYLRRVQAGDPPTERQEFINCLTTNKTDFFREPHHFDFLRDTVIPQIRATGRKRLRLWCAASSTGEEPYTLAMTLREHCPASEGWDVRILASDIDTTVLAHAERGVYDADRAGDIPPEFLRKYFLRGTGAKAGKISARPELRELLTFRQINLIKEPWPIRAQFDVIFCRNVVIYFDRDTQHKLLTRFAAQLDPNGFLFLGHSENIHWLADTFAPLGSTVYKIRGSTDTPPPRGALPRTAARPAAPAPVPAVPAAAAPAGKEEEHNIILGDVQATRGPAVIKTLLGSCVAACLYDPETGVGGMNHFSLPGSSDEGTSARYGAHAMELLVTAIMKKGGDRNRLRAKVFGGGKVLDVASEHLNVGARNAEFVLKYLEAEGIPVVGQSLGGNRGRLVRFRPHTGQALAKHLAGREQTQVVESETKFGRELDQRAEAPPADDGITLF; from the coding sequence GTGGCTCAACGACACGACTCCGACGGCCCCGCGAACGGCCCCGCGATCCGCGACGACGAGTTCGCGGCGCTCCGCAAGTACCTCTACGATGAAGCGGGGATCTCCCTGAGCGACGGGAAGCGGGACATGGTGTGCTCCCGGCTCGCGAAGCGCCTGCGGCACCTCGGGCTGAGCTCCTACGGCGAGTACCTGCGGCGCGTCCAGGCGGGCGACCCGCCCACCGAGCGCCAGGAGTTCATCAACTGCCTGACGACCAACAAGACCGACTTCTTCCGCGAGCCGCACCACTTCGACTTCCTCCGCGACACGGTGATCCCGCAGATCCGCGCGACCGGGCGCAAGCGCCTGCGGCTCTGGTGCGCGGCGAGCTCGACCGGCGAGGAGCCGTACACGCTGGCCATGACCCTGCGCGAGCACTGCCCGGCCTCCGAGGGCTGGGACGTGCGCATCCTCGCGTCGGACATCGACACCACCGTCCTCGCGCACGCGGAGCGCGGCGTGTACGACGCGGACCGGGCCGGGGACATCCCGCCCGAGTTCCTGCGGAAGTACTTCCTCCGCGGCACCGGCGCGAAGGCCGGCAAGATCTCGGCCCGCCCCGAGCTGCGCGAGCTGCTCACGTTCCGCCAGATCAACTTGATCAAGGAGCCGTGGCCGATCCGCGCCCAGTTCGACGTGATCTTCTGCCGCAACGTGGTGATCTACTTCGACCGCGACACCCAGCACAAGCTCCTGACGCGGTTCGCCGCCCAACTCGACCCCAACGGGTTCCTGTTCCTGGGCCACTCCGAGAACATCCACTGGCTGGCCGACACGTTCGCGCCGCTCGGGTCCACCGTGTACAAGATCCGCGGCTCGACCGACACGCCCCCGCCGCGGGGCGCGCTGCCCCGGACCGCCGCGCGCCCCGCGGCCCCGGCCCCGGTCCCCGCGGTCCCGGCCGCCGCGGCCCCGGCGGGTAAGGAAGAAGAGCACAACATCATCCTGGGCGACGTCCAGGCGACGCGCGGCCCGGCCGTCATCAAGACGCTGCTCGGCTCGTGCGTGGCCGCGTGCCTCTACGACCCCGAAACGGGCGTCGGCGGGATGAACCACTTCTCGCTCCCGGGCTCGTCGGACGAGGGCACGAGCGCCCGGTACGGCGCGCACGCGATGGAGCTGCTGGTCACCGCGATCATGAAGAAGGGCGGGGACCGGAACCGGCTCCGCGCGAAGGTGTTCGGGGGCGGGAAGGTGCTCGACGTGGCCTCCGAGCACCTGAACGTGGGCGCGCGGAACGCCGAGTTCGTGCTCAAGTACCTGGAGGCCGAGGGCATCCCGGTGGTCGGGCAGTCGCTCGGCGGCAACCGCGGGCGCCTGGTCCGGTTCCGCCCGCACACCGGGCAGGCGCTGGCGAAGCACCTCGCCGGGCGCGAGCAGACCCAGGTGGTGGAGAGCGAGACGAAGTTCGGGCGCGAGCTCGACCAGCGGGCCGAGGCCCCACCGGCGGACGACGGGATCACCCTCTTTTAA